A region from the Leopardus geoffroyi isolate Oge1 chromosome C2, O.geoffroyi_Oge1_pat1.0, whole genome shotgun sequence genome encodes:
- the LOC123610478 gene encoding keratin-associated protein 10-12-like isoform X2, whose product MAASALSVCSSDLSYGSRVCLPGASDSCPDSSWQVDDCPESCCEPPCCAPAPCLTLLCGPSSPCQGDCCTPACCKPVCCTLVCCKPVCCTPVCCKPVCCTPVCCEDSPCTTSSCCQPSCCTSSPCHEDCCKPVCCTPVCCKPVCCTPVCCEDSPCSAPSCCQPSPCCRPSSCVSLLCRPVCKPACCTPASPCRPSCCRPASCVSLLCRPVCPRPACCTPASGQECCR is encoded by the exons ATGGCCGCGTCCGCCCTGTCCGTCTGCTCCAGCGACCTGAGCTATGGCAGCCGCGTCTGCCTGCCCGGGGCCTCGGACTCCTGCCCCGACTCCTCCTGGCAGGTGGACGACTGCCCAGAGAGCTGCTGCGAGCCCCCGTGCTGCGCCCCGGCCCCCTGCCTGACCCTCCTGtgcggcccctcctccccctgccagggaGACTGCTGCACGCCTGCGTGCTGCAAGCCCGTGTGCTGCACCCTTGTCTGCTGTAAGCCCGTGtgctgcacccctgtgtgctgcaagcccgtctgctgcacccctgtgtgctgTGAGGACTCCCCCTGCACAACTTCTTCATGCTGCCAGCCGTCCTGCtgcacctcctccccctgccacgAAGACTGCTGCAAGcccgtctgctgcacccctgtgtgctgcaagcccgtctgctgcacccctgtgtgctgcGAGGACtccccctgctcagccccctcctgctgccagcccagcccctgctgcagaCCCTCCTCCTGCGTGTCCCTGCTCTGCCGCCCCGTGTGCAAGCCTg cctgctgcacccctgcctccccctgccggCCCAGCTGCTGCCGCCCGGC CTCCTGCGTGTCCCTGCTCTGCCGCCCCGTGTGCCCCCGCCCTGCCTGCTGCACCCCTGCCTCGGGCCAGGAGTGTTGCCGCTGA
- the LOC123610478 gene encoding keratin-associated protein 10-8-like isoform X1, which translates to MAASALSVCSSDLSYGSRVCLPGASDSCPDSSWQVDDCPESCCEPPCCAPAPCLTLLCGPSSPCQGDCCTPACCKPVCCTLVCCKPVCCTPVCCKPVCCTPVCCEDSPCTTSSCCQPSCCTSSPCHEDCCKPVCCTPVCCKPVCCTPVCCEDSPCSAPSCCQPSPCCRPSSCVSLLCRPVCKPACCTPASPCRPSCCRPASCVSLLCRPVCRPACCAPASSCCRPASCVSLLCRPVCPRPACCTPASGQECCR; encoded by the exons ATGGCCGCGTCCGCCCTGTCCGTCTGCTCCAGCGACCTGAGCTATGGCAGCCGCGTCTGCCTGCCCGGGGCCTCGGACTCCTGCCCCGACTCCTCCTGGCAGGTGGACGACTGCCCAGAGAGCTGCTGCGAGCCCCCGTGCTGCGCCCCGGCCCCCTGCCTGACCCTCCTGtgcggcccctcctccccctgccagggaGACTGCTGCACGCCTGCGTGCTGCAAGCCCGTGTGCTGCACCCTTGTCTGCTGTAAGCCCGTGtgctgcacccctgtgtgctgcaagcccgtctgctgcacccctgtgtgctgTGAGGACTCCCCCTGCACAACTTCTTCATGCTGCCAGCCGTCCTGCtgcacctcctccccctgccacgAAGACTGCTGCAAGcccgtctgctgcacccctgtgtgctgcaagcccgtctgctgcacccctgtgtgctgcGAGGACtccccctgctcagccccctcctgctgccagcccagcccctgctgcagaCCCTCCTCCTGCGTGTCCCTGCTCTGCCGCCCCGTGTGCAAGCCTg cctgctgcacccctgcctccccctgccggCCCAGCTGCTGCCGCCCGGCCTCCTGCGTGTCCCTGCTCTGCCGCCCCGTGTGCAGGCCCGCCTGCtgcgcccctgcctcctcctgctgtCGCCCGGCCTCCTGCGTGTCCCTGCTCTGCCGCCCCGTGTGCCCCCGCCCTGCCTGCTGCACCCCTGCCTCGGGCCAGGAGTGTTGCCGCTGA